CCTCTTCTCCGGGCATCTCTTCGAGCCTGGACGAGATCTCACGCATGGCCTCTGCCCACCTGGAGGTGGAATCGGCCATGAGAGCCACGTTGTATCCCATGTCTCTGAAGTACTCGGCGATGGTCATTCCGGTGTAGACGGAAGCCTCACGGGCCGCCACAGGCATGTTGGAGGTGTTGGCGATGAGGACGGTCCTCTTCATCAGCGACTCTCCGGTCCTGGGGTCTTTCAGAGCGGGGAATTCGGTCAGAACTTCGGTCATCTCGTTTCCGCGCTCTCCGCATCCGATGTAGACGACGATGTCGGCATCGGAGTACTTGGCAAGGGACTGCTGGGTGACGGTCTTCCCGGTTCCGAACGCTCCGGGGATGGCTGCGGCTCCTCCCTTCGCGAGGGGGAACATGGTGTCGAGGACACGAAGCCCGGTGACCAGAGGTATGTCAGGCTGGTATTTCTCGATGACAGGCCTGGCGTTACGGACGGGCCAGTACTGCACCATGGGGATGTCCCTTCCGCCGATGACGGCGACGGTCTCGTCGATGGTGTAGAATCCGCCGCTGATCCTCTCGATCTTCGCGTTCTTTATTCCGATGGGAACCAGAATCTTGTGGAGGATAGGTCCTTCCTGCACGGTTCCGATGACCTGACCTTCAGAGACGATGTCGCCTGCTTTAGCGGTGGCGACGAACTCCCATTTTTTGTCGTGGTCAAGACCAGGTGCGGAGACACCACGGTAGATGAAGTCGCCCATTTTCTCCCTGAGAATGGGGAGAGGCCTCTGGATTCCGTCGTAAACGGAGGTGAGAAGGCCAGGACCGAGCTCGACCGAAAGAGGCCTGCCGGTGTTGGTGACGGGCTCTCCGGGTTTTATGCCGTCGGTATCTTCGTAAACCTGGATGATAGAGTACTCGCCGATGATCTTGATGACTTCGCCCATCAGCTGCTCGTCCCCGACGTGCACGACATCGTACATTTTGGGGGAGATACCGGTGGCGGTCACGACAGGTCCGGCGACCCTGTAAATTACACCTTCAGTGCTCATTTATTCATCCTCGTTTTTGTATAAATCAACGCCAATCGCTCTCTTGACCTTCTCGCGGAGATCGCTCTCGTCGCCTCCGACAGGCACCACGACAGGCTGGATCGAATCCGATACCTTCTGCCTGACGGTGTAGGAGAGATTGTCGAGGTCCTTTGCATCCACTGCAAGGATACCTATTGTTGGCTGGGCCATTGCCTCCAGCATTATGTCTTGGTAATTGTCTGAATTCGCGACAAATACGCGCCTGATTCCTGCTAGCCTGAATCCAAGTACGAAATCTTCGCTTCCGATGACTGCTATCTCCATCAGATCACCAGCAATCCTTTTATGGTCTCTCTGCTGAGGCCTCCGTCGACGCCTCTCGCAACGATCCTGATGTTCCTGACTTCGGTCTCTTTGTGGACCATGAAGTCGATGACGGGAAGGACCGAAAGAGGATACATATGGGCCATCTTGTTGGCCTGATCCCCCTGATACTTCTTGATGGCGGAGACGACGGCTTTGTTGGTGGTGCTGTCGGTATCGAGGACCGGTTTGATGTAGTCCTCGAAAACCTCCAGACGGGACATGTCGCCGGCGGCCGCGCTGACTGTCTCAGCGTTGGCAAGCACCTGCGCGAACTTCGAATCGATCTGCATCCCACCGGGGATGAAGTATTTCATCGCCTGATCGCCGGTTATGCCTTCCGACTTGAGCTTCATGATCGTCCTGAGGTTCACCACGTCGATATCCTTCCTGATGTAGTCAAGGAAGATCTTGGTAGGCCGCGTGTAGGGATTGATGCTGTCGAGCAGTCTCTGATAGTGGTATTTGTCGAGGAAATCCTCGATGACGCCAAGGTTCTGAGTCTCTTTGTACTCGGAAATGACCTCAGGAGGGAATTTCACCTTTCCCACTTTGCTGTACTCGTTGAGCACATCGTCGATGGAATCGAGCGAAAGGAGCTTTTCCAGATCGGCGGCGTCGACTTTCCCTGCGGGGACGAAATCCTCTCTCATCCCTTCGGCGTCGAGTCCGTACGATTTCCCGCGGAGAATGACCTTCAGGTTCCAGATGTCCCATTTCTCGAGATAGGAACCGACCATGGTGGCCAGCTCTCCCTGGGAGGCTCCGAGGATGCTCTTGAACACGTTGGCCATGTTCTGATAGGTAGCATGCTCTACCAAGGCTATGTCGGAGTATTTCCCGGCGAGATCGGCTATCTCTTTCTGGTAGCCGGCTTCGCTTATGTAACGGGAGATCTCGGGCAGGCTCATCTGGATCATCTTGTCGTAATCTTCCTCGCGGAGAAGCTTCGACTTCTTCGCTTTGACCCTGGTTACGGTGTACTCGTAGTTTCCTTTCCTTACACTGCGCTTGAACATCTTCCTCACCCGAAGAGAATGTTCGACACAGTCTTGATCTCGCGGTTCCAAATGGACTGGAGCAAGGTGGAATATTGCATATCCACTTCGACCTGCCCATCCTCGCTCTGGAGGATGAGACCGGATTTTATCCTGCTGTCTTTGGAGACCGAGGACACGCCAAGCTCTTCTGCGGTGAAGTCTTCGTTCTTGGACATTACCGCCTTAGGGTTGGGGATGATGTCCTTGACCTTCTTCACCATGGCCTTGTACTGCTCCAGCTTCTTATCCCTGGGAGCGTTCTCAAGGTCGGCGAGAGTCTGGTCGAAAGCTTTCGCGAGGACGTCCTTCTTCTTGGCGAGGACGATCTTCTTGCTCTCGAGTTCAGCGCTGGAGATCTCCTGGCGCTTGAGACGGTCAATCTCCTCATCGCGCTTCTTGGCCTCTCTGCCCACAAGCTCAGCGATCTTCGAATCCGCATCGGCGGCGATCTTAGCGATCTCCTGTTCGGCCTGAGCCTTCACGCTGCTGGCCGCGTCCTCTGCGGTTTTGAGGATCTCCTGAGTGACGTTTGCTAATGCTGCCATGAGATTACCTCTTGGCGGGCTCACATCACGAAGATAGCAAGGATGGAAATAACCAGTCCGAAGATGACGATGGTCTCAGGAAGAACCATGAAGATCATGGATTTACCGAAAAGGCTTGCGTCCTCGGTGATGGCTCCGACTGCGGCGGCTCCGACGTTTCCTTCCGCGATACCTGCTCCGAGACCGGTAAGTCCGACTGCAAGTCCTGCTCCAACTGCGATGAGTCCTGCTGCTTCTGCTGCTGCCATTTATGATACCTCTTTATGCTTTGTTTTTGCTGGGTTCGGAAGTGGTTTTCACGCGTTTGATTTTAAGGGGATTGTACTCGACTCCGCCGCCGTCGAAGAACTTAACCATAAGCTCGACGAACTGCAACCTGAGAGAGTGAAGTCCTGCGGAAAGGATTCCGAGGGTCCAAATCATCAGATGGAGGAACGCGAACAGGGCGAACGTCACTACGAGCGCCAAGATTCCCCCGCCGAGACCTGGATAGATCATTCCGATGCAGATATAGTTGAAAGCAAGAGCCATTCCTGCTTTTGACATTCCTATTGCGGCTATACGAGTGTAGGAAAGGATACCACCTACGATTCCGGGAAGCTCCATGACCGCCTGCATCCCTTCGTGGGGAAGGTTGAGGACGATGCCTATTATGAGGAGCACGGCGCCGATTGCCAGATAGACAAGGAGGCCGTCCAACGGAAGCTTGTAGATGAGCAGCATCGCAAGCGCATAGCATATGAAGACCATGCCGAGGAAGCTGAGGACCCATCCGCCCTTCTCTTTGAATGCGGCTTTGAATCCATGCTGGAGGGTCTTGTTGTAGACTGCGCAGCAGTACGCCAACAGAAGGTGGCAGATACCGATGTAGACAGAGAGTTTGAGCTGGAATCCGATCCAATCAGAACCCAATTTATGGACACCTTCGCCTCCAGGGAGAATTCCGTGGAAGAAGTTCGGAAGGTGGTCAAGACCTAACAGATATTCCCATGTGTATTCCACGCCTTCCTGTTCGCCTATGAAGTGCATTCCTAAGCATTCGCCATAGAAGAAGAATCCGAAGATGAATGCCCAGATTCCTCCGAAGAACAGGACGGTGGCGATGGCGCGCCAATCTTTGTGGTGCGTGACTTTGAGTCCGTAAGCACCAAGTATTATGAACGGGATGGAATAGCCGACATCACCGATCATCATTCCGAAGAACAACGGAAGGAAAATCGCTATGAGCACAGAAGGATCAATCTCCTGATACTTCGGAACCGACATGAGCTTCGTCGGATACTGGAATTCCTTCACTATTCTTCCGTTGTTGAATTTGGTGGGGACCTCTTTGAATCTGTCCTCTGCATCTTCAACCTCTTTCATCGATCTGCCGCGGTTCTCCAGGATCTCGACGTAAGTGCCTTCCACCTTGGATTCAAGCGCGATCTTGATGGATTCGGCCTTTTTGGTGGGCACCCAAGCGTCTGCGACGAAGGAGTAATCGCTGGCGGCGAGCCTCACGGGGATCTCGCCTTTCTCAACTTCAATGGATAGTTCTTCCTCAGAAGCTTTGAGGAAATCTTTGTGTTTCTCAAGAAGCGCGTTGAGCTCTCCCTCGACTTTCTCGAGTTCCGCCTGGACGTTGGCAAGCTCGGAATCTACGTTCGCGAGCGCCGCAGAAGCGGAGCCGGTCTTCCCTTCGGGGACCGTGATCTCGGAGAAATCGCAGTTCGCGAGCGCAGACAAGACTTTGTCCCTGTCCTCGTTCTTGGCGAAAACTGCGGCGACGCCATCCTCCTTCTTGGAAATCCCGTTGACATAGACTTCGCAGGGTATATCGGCGAGAAGAGGGGTGGGATCGGCGGCGACGGTTCCGACCATCGAGAATATGCTCAGGTAGCCTGAGTACATATCGAGGTCGATATCGAGTTTGGATAGAAGCTCAAGATTCTTCTTGGTAGCGTTCAGCTCAGTGATTCTCTGATTGAGATCATTCTTCTTGCTGGTGACAGAGAAAATCTCATCCTCAGCAAGCTCGACGCTGTCCGATGATATCCGGCTCTTTATTTCAGACTCGGGGATAGGATTGGTGCGCGTTTTTTTCGTGATACCAAGATCCTTCTCCATCGCGCGCACTTTCAGCAGCCTTTCGGATGCTTTAGATGCGTATGGACGGGGAACCCCGAGGGTGAAACCTTCATCCGCGTCGACAGTATGATCGATCAGGTGGATAGCCCCCGCATCGTACAAGGCGTCGATAGCCTCGTCCATGTGAGATTTGGTACCCACGATCACAATCCTACTCATCGGCTCAGGAAGTGACATTTAAGGTCCTCTCGAATTCTTTGAAGAGAAAATCTTTTACTTCCTGCATTTTCACCGTCGCTCTCTGCTCAATCGCTGCCGCCGCCGCATTACCGTCTTTGAGAAGGTTGGAACGTTCGGCCTCGAGTTTCACTTTGGCTGCGGTGATCGCGGATTCAAAAGAGCTGCGGCATTCGGCCTCAGCATCCTGAATCTTTTTTACAGAGTCTCTGCGAGCGTCAGCGATGGCGGTTTTTCTCAGAGCTTCGGCATCGTTCATGATGTCGTCAGCTTTCTGTTCCGCCCGCTTAATTTCCGAAAGTATGTCAGTTCGGCTCATATTACTCTCCCCGACCCTAATTGAGGTAATCGGGGGGATATACTTAATGTTAGTGCCATCAAATCAATTAATAATTCAATTATAAAGAGTTTAGAAAAGGTTTATATCTCAAAATGAGAAAAAATCTGTGGAAGAAAAAAATACACCATTGATTGAAAACGTCATCGGACTTCGTATCTGCGGACGATGATGTTTGTTTCGGACAGTATCTGGTTGGAAAGATCGTCGACATAGCCCTCGTCGTACACTATCTCTCTGATCCCAGCGTTGATTATTATCTTGGCGCACATGGAGCAGGGATAAGTCGTCGTGTAAAGTGTGCCGCCGTTCACGCTGGTGCCGAAATATGCCGCCTGGATGACTGCGTTCTGTTCTGCGTGGACGCCTCTGCAGAGCTCATGCCTAGTTCCGGAAGGGACATGAAGCTGCTCCCTTATGCATCCAAGCTCTTCGCAATGGCGCGTCCCTTTGGGGGATCCGTTATAGCCTGTGGAAAGCACCCTCTTATCCTTGACGATGACGGCGCCTACCTGCCTCCTGATGCATGTGGATCTGCTGGCTACCAACTTTGCCATGCTCATGAAATACTCGTCGTTGGTGGGCCTTGCCATGACAGCTAATACGCGATGCCATATATAAACCCGGAAATCCGAATGAAATCGATGCAATATTCGCCATGTGTTTATACCCGCACACCATGGGGAGAGGCGTGAAGAGCGAGAACAAGAAGACGATAATGGCCATCGGAATAGCGTTGCTGATAATAGTCGTCGGATACGCCGCGCTCATAGCATACACGGGAATGAACACCCCGTTCAGCGTGGTGATGTCCCAAAGCATGCAGCACGACAATGAAAGATCCCAGATCGGATGCATAGACACCGGGGACATCGTCGTCGTGAAAAACAAGTCAAATTCAGACATCCAAAGCTATGTAGAAGGCACCCAGATCGGATATTCCTCGTTCGGAGATTACGGATCGGTCATCATTTACGAAAGGAATGTGAATTATAATCCGGTGATCCACAGAGCGATAGTCTGGTTGGAATGGGATTCCAACACGAAAAAATGGAGCTCCCCGGAACTCGAGAATTATAAGGGCACCTGGTACAGCAGCAATGGGTCAGACTATACCGATCTGACCGGAACCCTCACTTTCGTGGATATAACCCAATCCAAAAAAACTGTATCAATCAATCTCTCCAACTTGGGGAAGAACAGCGGATACCTTACATTGGGCGACAACCCGAAGACCAACCTCAGTTTCGATCAGGCATCCGGGATAATAGGGCATCCGATATCTTACAGCGAAATAAAATCCGTCCCGATATTGGAGCTTCCGTGGCTCGGAACCATAAAACTCCTCATCAAAGGGAACAGCAACCTCACCTACGTTCCGAACAGCGTGCCATCTCTCGCGATGCTTCTGACGCTCGTGATAGCATCCATGGTCATAATAGACATAATTTGGCAGGCGAGAAGATGGAAAAACGAATAAAAATAGGATCTATGGGACGGGTAAAACAATCCCGCCCCTATGGAACCATTAAGAAAGTTCTTACATGCAGCAGGAATGGTTTTCCTGGAGGTCTCCCAATGCCTTCTCCCACCTGCCATTCGCCAGGAATGTCTTGTCAGCGTTCGATTCCATTCTTTTGTACGCTTCATACGGAACTGCGAAGGTCATCTCCTCCGGACGCACAAACTTCCTGACATACAGTTCGGTTGCCCCCAAGAACGCATCCTGAGTCCCTTTCTCGCTTTCGGCTTTGGGAAGCGCGTACAATTCCTCGCAAGCGAAAGCATGGACCATGTGCACATGAGGGCCGGGAGCGCGATCGTAACCGATGAGAGTGGAAAGCGCGGAAATGCGAACGTTGTCGGTGAGGATCGCCACAACTTCTATGGGAGCTCCCCTGGATTCCGCCTTATCCAGAGGTTCCATGACGCAATAGTCATTCCCGGTGCCATAAGCCTTCATGAAACCAAGAGAAGCGGATGCGATCTCAGGATCACGATAAAAACCAGCACCGGGCCTGTCATTCAGACCGGTGGAATAGATGAATGAAAGGTCTTTGCGATCGGATTCGCCGCCCATTCCCAGACCGTTGTGCGAACCGCCGCAACCCATCTGATCCTTGCGGGCCGCGATGGTATGTCCTTTTAAAGCAGGAATGAACATGGACTTGAAAACGCAATGGATGCTCTCATCAGGAGATTCAGATCCTTCTGGAGCTTCTGGAACGTGGTATATTGCTACAAATGGAGTTTCATTACGGAGATAAGCGGATAATTTTCCCATGGATGCCATATCCAATCCTGACGAAATAATACTATGCTTATGGCAAAGGCCCCCACCCCTCCATTTCCACTGGAACCAGAAAAAAAGATATGGGCAATCGTAGACAGACAGGAAAATACGAGGAAAGGGATAGGAAAGAAGGAAAATAAGCGTTGAAAAGAGTGAAAAACAGAATGATGAATAAGATAAAACACGCTTTGAACCGAACGAAATCAGTTTGCTCAATTCAAAGCGGCAATGAAAGAATTTTTCCTATGGAATCAGAAGAAAGTCTTCTGTTTCGGAGGCTTGTACATCCAATAATCTTTGAAAGCATCATCGGATTTTATCATGTTGACAATTTCTTTTGGGGTGCTGAGTTCAATTTCCCTCGTACGACCGGCTCTTCCGAAGGATTTGACCCTTGCATGGACGATTCCAAGCATATCCAGTTCAGAAATCAGACCTGCAACCCTTCTTTGGGAAAGCGCAGATTGTCCGATGACTTCGCATATGAATTTGTATTTCGTGAAGACATCCCCGGTTGTCATCGGATTCAGCCCTTCATCTTTATTTAATATGACGCTCAGAAGAACTGTCTTGGATTGTATAGTCAAGGTTTTTACAACTTCGGAAACAGCATCGAGTTCGATCTTATTCTTCGCAGAACGAACATGAGCCGATGTTATCTTGGAATCTCCGTTTCTTTCAGCTATATCCGCAGACATTCTGAGAAGATCCAAGGCGCGTCTCGCATCCCCCATTTCCTGCGCAGAAAGCGCAGCACAATATGGTATGACATCATCGTCAAGAATTCCGTCATCGAAAGCGAATTTCGCTCTTTCATAAAGGATATCCTGGAGCTGCTCGACGTTATATGGAGGGAATATGATTTTTTCCTCTCCCAGTCTGCTTCTGATCCTAGGACTGAGGAATTCAGTGAATTTCGCATTGTTGGTTATTCCGATCACGGAAACTTTGGAAATCTGAAGGATCTCGTTTATCGATGTGAGATAATAGAAGATGTCTGCCCCATTCTTTTGGAATGATCTGTCTATCTCGTCGAGAACGATTATGAAGACTTTCTCTTCTTTGTCTATATATTCAGCCAATTCCGCGAAGACTTTATCAATACTCCATCCTGTGAACGGAATCTTCTTGCTGGGATCCGTGATTATCTGGTTGGAAATGTTGTATAAGATTCCGTAGGAAGTGTCGACGACTTCGCAGTTCACATAGATATATGCGCAATTGGTCTGATTCGGATCGGCTTTTTTCAATTCTTTGCCGACAAAATTCATGACCGCGGTCTTTCCTGTTCCGGTCTTTCCGATTATAAGAATGTTGGATGGTTTGTCTTTGTTGAGGGCAGGGGCTATTATCTCGACGACTTCGTTGATCTTATCCATTCTATGTGGCAGCTTCTCAGGTATGTAGGATGACTGAAGAATTTTCTTATTCTTCACCACCGTATTCCTTTTTTGCATATATTGCGTAAAAATGTTCGGCTCAGTCATGTCCCTACCCTTTTCATTGGAAATACCTTTTTCCAATTTTCTTTCCACTCTATCTTTACGTTGTTTATAACGATTTTCAGACAGCGCCCTGATGGTGCTCTGATTGTCCCTATTCCAATGGAAATTTTTCAGGGTTTCCGTCGGATCCTTCTCAGGTCTAATCCATATTAAATAATAGATTCAGGTTACCCTCATTACAATCAAAGGAGGAGCATAACAATGAAAGGATGGCTCACTATCGGCGCTTGCATTCTTGGGATAGTCGCGTTCATAGGCGTTCTTTGCCTCATCAACTCCATGGTCTGAGCTGCCCCATACCCTTCATGGGGAGTTCCAGTGGAAATGGAGGGGTGGGGGGCATGATTGTCTACCGCACCCCTATTTCTTTATCATCTGCAGCGGAACTTTTTATCCGGTGCTTCCGATTGAATAAATATCTCATTCTCGCGTTCTCGGTCGTAGCTGTCGCGCTTCTTATCGTTTTCTTCTCGGGGAATCCGATGATGGAATTCGATCAGAGGGGCATCGCCCATGGCGTGAGCGAATCTGCCAAAGGGTACACTTTCGATTTCGACTGCTCCGATGGAACCAAGATTAGATGTTTCTCCAAGGTTGAAGTCACAGAATTGGGTCATTACGGTATTTCCGGCGCATTCTCGAGCGATGGGTCTATCTTCTTTGTTTCGACTCTGACTCTTCTGGATGATCCCTCTTTTGGGACAATATAAAGTAGCATTGAGCGATTGCCCTCGGGATGTTCGTTGCGGTTGACGATACGGATTCGATGAAAGGGAATTGCACGACGTTCCTTGCGACGGAGATCATACGCGAGTTCCCCGAGCTGGATCTCATAGGGAATCCCCGTTTGGTTCGTCTCAACCCTTCTGTCCCATGGAAGACTCGCGGAAACGGCTCTCTTACTATGAGATTCGGAAAAGGTGCTGGGAAAAAGAGGCTCATCGGACGCATAGGAGATCGCGACATATTCTGCTATGACCGCCATACTTCATACGAGCCCGATCCGGAGGAGATGAAGCGCAGGATCATACCGCATATCCAAGAGCATCACGAGGATGATTCCGATCCTGGCCTGCTGATATCCGTCCGGAAACCTTCCCAAGAATTTTACTGGAGAGGGGTCAGGACCATACTAACCCGCGATGACGTGGATCCTGGGATAAAGGCTGTCGGAGGCACCACATTCGAAATTGGATGCGGAAGAGGTCTCATAGGTTGCGTTTGCGGCATGGCTTGGAGGCCCAGGGACAGCACATATGAGCTTCTGACTTATCGCCCACCCGAGAGGTGGGGCACAGAGCGTATTTTCGATCCTCTCACCATACGCGATGTTGAGCACGGTTATCCTACGACATTCAACAGCTGGGAAGACCGCATGCAGAAGGTTGCGATGGTTCCTGCGACTCCCTGTCCTGTGATGTACGGACTTCGCGGCGACGTCGAAGAAGATCTCATCGAAGCTTCCGGGAAAATATCGACCGAGCCGATAGAGAGATGGATGATATTCCTGACAAACCAGGGGACGGACGATCACATCATCACCCACGCGAAGAGCTTGGTTCCCAACCAATCTTATTTCATCCGCGGAACCGTATCTTCGAGATCCCGCCATATTCCCGGCGGCCATGTGTTTTTCGATGTGTCCACCGAATATGGGAAGGTGGAATGCGGCACATACGAACCATCGAAAGAATTCAGATTCGTTCCTGATTGGCTGGATGTCGGGGACGAAATCGAAGTGGTCGGGGAATTGAGGGATAATCCCCGCACTTTGAACATCGAGAAGATACACGTCATTTCCACTGTGGAAGAGCGCAGAAAGATTTCGAATCCGATCTGTCCGGTATGCGGGAAGACGATGGGTTCTGCAGGTTCCTGTGCCGGTTTCAGATGCAAAAAATGCCATACGAAAGCTTCCGAACCTGTGACCGAGGCCGTAGTCCGCCAGATCGTTCCAGGTTGGTATGAGCCTCCCACCGCCGCAAGAAGGCATCTTTCCAAGCCTCTCAAAAGGATGGGCGAATGCCAGCCTGTGGAATTCGTCAATGGACGTAATCGATAATCGACATTATTTTATATGGACGCCATATGGAATCCCAAGGGATATTCTATGGATCAAGCAGTCATACTCAGCGCAGTCAGGACCCCCATCGGGAAATATGGCAAATCTCTCGCGGGAATCAAAGCAACCGATCTCGGAGCATTGGCAGTCAAGGAAGCCGTTTCCAGAGCCGGGCTGCAGCCTGGGGACATCGAAGAATGCATCATGGGCAACGTCATCAGCGCCGGTCTCGGCCAGAATCCTGCCAGGCAAGCCGCAATCGGTGCAGGCCTCCCCGTGGAGATAGGATCCTTCACCGTGAACGCAGTCTGCGGTTCCGGAATGAAAGCTGCCATGCTCGCTTCTGACGCCATCAAAGCCGGGGAGTACAACGTTCTGGCTGTGGGCGGCATGGAGAACATGTCCGCTGCGCCTTACATCATGAACGGCGCCAGATGGGGATACAGGATGAACGATCAGACCGTGGTGGATGCGATGGTTCATGACGGCCTTTGGGATATCTTCAACAACCAGCACATGGGATTCACCGGTGAGATCGTCGCTGAGAGGTTCAATGTGACCAGGGAGGATGCGGACAGGCTTTCGATGGAATCCCATCTCAAAGCGGCCGCGGCCACCAAAGAGGGGAGATTCAAGAATGAGATCGTTCCCGTCACCATCCCTTCCAAGAAAGGGGACATAGTGGTCGAGGAAGACGAGGGAATCAGACCCGATTCTACCATGGAATCCCTCGGCAAACTGAAGCCGGTCTTCAAGAAGGACGGCATTGTCACCGCGGGGAACTCTTCCCAGCTCAGCGATGGGGCTTCCGCTCTCGTCGTAGCATCGGGGAAATGGGCGGAGGAGCACGGCATCAAACCTCTCGCCACCATCGAAGCTTATGGGGAGCGCGGAGTGAAGCCAGAATACATCATGGAAGCGCCCATCCCGACCACCAGGCACGTTCT
Above is a genomic segment from Candidatus Methanomethylophilaceae archaeon containing:
- a CDS encoding V-type ATP synthase subunit A, whose amino-acid sequence is MSTEGVIYRVAGPVVTATGISPKMYDVVHVGDEQLMGEVIKIIGEYSIIQVYEDTDGIKPGEPVTNTGRPLSVELGPGLLTSVYDGIQRPLPILREKMGDFIYRGVSAPGLDHDKKWEFVATAKAGDIVSEGQVIGTVQEGPILHKILVPIGIKNAKIERISGGFYTIDETVAVIGGRDIPMVQYWPVRNARPVIEKYQPDIPLVTGLRVLDTMFPLAKGGAAAIPGAFGTGKTVTQQSLAKYSDADIVVYIGCGERGNEMTEVLTEFPALKDPRTGESLMKRTVLIANTSNMPVAAREASVYTGMTIAEYFRDMGYNVALMADSTSRWAEAMREISSRLEEMPGEEGYPAYLAGRLSEFYERAARVKALCGQDGSVSVIGAVSPPGGDLSEPVTQNTLRIVRVFWALDTKLRERRHFPTINWLTSYTMYDRQLSEWFKSNVADDFIDLKGWAMKTLQKESELQEVVQMVGSDSLPDEQKITLEISKMIREIFLQQNAYHPVDCFCPLPRQYRMLTLIKKYSDMADKALASGAQVDKIVHLPVRTRFNQAKYEDNVDAELDAVSADMDKQFAEIGA
- a CDS encoding V-type ATP synthase subunit F, which produces MEIAVIGSEDFVLGFRLAGIRRVFVANSDNYQDIMLEAMAQPTIGILAVDAKDLDNLSYTVRQKVSDSIQPVVVPVGGDESDLREKVKRAIGVDLYKNEDE
- the ahaC gene encoding ATP synthase A1 subunit C; translation: MFKRSVRKGNYEYTVTRVKAKKSKLLREEDYDKMIQMSLPEISRYISEAGYQKEIADLAGKYSDIALVEHATYQNMANVFKSILGASQGELATMVGSYLEKWDIWNLKVILRGKSYGLDAEGMREDFVPAGKVDAADLEKLLSLDSIDDVLNEYSKVGKVKFPPEVISEYKETQNLGVIEDFLDKYHYQRLLDSINPYTRPTKIFLDYIRKDIDVVNLRTIMKLKSEGITGDQAMKYFIPGGMQIDSKFAQVLANAETVSAAAGDMSRLEVFEDYIKPVLDTDSTTNKAVVSAIKKYQGDQANKMAHMYPLSVLPVIDFMVHKETEVRNIRIVARGVDGGLSRETIKGLLVI
- a CDS encoding ATPase; translation: MAAAEAAGLIAVGAGLAVGLTGLGAGIAEGNVGAAAVGAITEDASLFGKSMIFMVLPETIVIFGLVISILAIFVM
- a CDS encoding V-type ATP synthase subunit I encodes the protein MDEAIDALYDAGAIHLIDHTVDADEGFTLGVPRPYASKASERLLKVRAMEKDLGITKKTRTNPIPESEIKSRISSDSVELAEDEIFSVTSKKNDLNQRITELNATKKNLELLSKLDIDLDMYSGYLSIFSMVGTVAADPTPLLADIPCEVYVNGISKKEDGVAAVFAKNEDRDKVLSALANCDFSEITVPEGKTGSASAALANVDSELANVQAELEKVEGELNALLEKHKDFLKASEEELSIEVEKGEIPVRLAASDYSFVADAWVPTKKAESIKIALESKVEGTYVEILENRGRSMKEVEDAEDRFKEVPTKFNNGRIVKEFQYPTKLMSVPKYQEIDPSVLIAIFLPLFFGMMIGDVGYSIPFIILGAYGLKVTHHKDWRAIATVLFFGGIWAFIFGFFFYGECLGMHFIGEQEGVEYTWEYLLGLDHLPNFFHGILPGGEGVHKLGSDWIGFQLKLSVYIGICHLLLAYCCAVYNKTLQHGFKAAFKEKGGWVLSFLGMVFICYALAMLLIYKLPLDGLLVYLAIGAVLLIIGIVLNLPHEGMQAVMELPGIVGGILSYTRIAAIGMSKAGMALAFNYICIGMIYPGLGGGILALVVTFALFAFLHLMIWTLGILSAGLHSLRLQFVELMVKFFDGGGVEYNPLKIKRVKTTSEPSKNKA
- a CDS encoding dCMP deaminase family protein — encoded protein: MARPTNDEYFMSMAKLVASRSTCIRRQVGAVIVKDKRVLSTGYNGSPKGTRHCEELGCIREQLHVPSGTRHELCRGVHAEQNAVIQAAYFGTSVNGGTLYTTTYPCSMCAKIIINAGIREIVYDEGYVDDLSNQILSETNIIVRRYEVR
- a CDS encoding S26 family signal peptidase, whose amino-acid sequence is MKSENKKTIMAIGIALLIIVVGYAALIAYTGMNTPFSVVMSQSMQHDNERSQIGCIDTGDIVVVKNKSNSDIQSYVEGTQIGYSSFGDYGSVIIYERNVNYNPVIHRAIVWLEWDSNTKKWSSPELENYKGTWYSSNGSDYTDLTGTLTFVDITQSKKTVSINLSNLGKNSGYLTLGDNPKTNLSFDQASGIIGHPISYSEIKSVPILELPWLGTIKLLIKGNSNLTYVPNSVPSLAMLLTLVIASMVIIDIIWQARRWKNE
- a CDS encoding DUF169 domain-containing protein, which translates into the protein MGKLSAYLRNETPFVAIYHVPEAPEGSESPDESIHCVFKSMFIPALKGHTIAARKDQMGCGGSHNGLGMGGESDRKDLSFIYSTGLNDRPGAGFYRDPEIASASLGFMKAYGTGNDYCVMEPLDKAESRGAPIEVVAILTDNVRISALSTLIGYDRAPGPHVHMVHAFACEELYALPKAESEKGTQDAFLGATELYVRKFVRPEEMTFAVPYEAYKRMESNADKTFLANGRWEKALGDLQENHSCCM
- a CDS encoding ORC1-type DNA replication protein; translation: MTEPNIFTQYMQKRNTVVKNKKILQSSYIPEKLPHRMDKINEVVEIIAPALNKDKPSNILIIGKTGTGKTAVMNFVGKELKKADPNQTNCAYIYVNCEVVDTSYGILYNISNQIITDPSKKIPFTGWSIDKVFAELAEYIDKEEKVFIIVLDEIDRSFQKNGADIFYYLTSINEILQISKVSVIGITNNAKFTEFLSPRIRSRLGEEKIIFPPYNVEQLQDILYERAKFAFDDGILDDDVIPYCAALSAQEMGDARRALDLLRMSADIAERNGDSKITSAHVRSAKNKIELDAVSEVVKTLTIQSKTVLLSVILNKDEGLNPMTTGDVFTKYKFICEVIGQSALSQRRVAGLISELDMLGIVHARVKSFGRAGRTREIELSTPKEIVNMIKSDDAFKDYWMYKPPKQKTFF